The genomic interval GGTCTTTCTCGATGCGGTGAAACGGCTTCCCGAGATCGGACTCTACCGCGAGAACATCCTCATCGACGACTACGTCCTGGCGCGGACCCCCGACACGGAGCGACTCGGTCGCGCGATAAAGCTCTCCGAAGCGGAAGCCCGAGTCCTGGACTCGATCGATTCGGAGCATACCGTGGAGGAGATTCTCCGCCTTTCGCCGCTTGCCGAGGACGAGACTCTCCGAATCCTCGTGGCGTTACAGCAGTCCGGAATCCTGGCGGTGGAGCAACGATCGGACACGCAAGCGGTGGTCGAAGAGAGGCCGAGCATTCCGGTCCATTCCGAGAAGGTCGAGCCTCTAGAGAAGGAGCTGATCGAGGTTTATAGCAGCATTCAGTGCCAGAACCACTGGCAAGTCCTCGGCCTCGAGCGTGGTGCCAGCTACCTGCAGATCGACCGGGCCTATCGTGCGCGAACCGAGCGTTTCGCCCCGGAGAATTTTCAGCACATTCCCGATACGGAGTTGCAGGAGAAGCTATCCTTCGTGCACGCGCGTCTCGAGGAGGCTTTCGTCACACTGTCCTCGACGTCAACGGCAACTGCCTATGGCGGGCTGGTGGAGCGCGAAGATCAGTATCAGGAGACCAAGGAGCGGTGGGAAGTCATAACCGCGCCCCCACACGTGCCGAATGGATGGACTCGGCCGCTCGACTCCGAGGAATCCGAACGGCTCCTCAAGCGAGCCAAAAGGGCCTTGCGCGAGCAGGACTACTGGCGGGCCATCGAGCTCCTGCGTGCCTCGATCGAGCTGTCGGACGGTACGGACCCCGAGCGCTTTCACCTCCTCGGGCAAGCGCTCGCCGAGAACCCTCGGTGGCGACAGGATGCCGAGCAGAACCTCAAGATCGCGCAAAACCTGAAGCCTTGGGAGCCCCGTTATCTCGTATCGCTCGCGAAGCTTTACGAGAAGGAAGGGCTCCATCAGAGGGCCCAGCGCATCTACGAACAGATCCAGGCCATTGACCCTGGCTACACCCTTCGGCAAGAGTTCTCGTCAGAGGAGAGCGAGTCCGCGAGAACGAAAGCAGGCTAGGGAGGCTCCTACCGTCCCTTCGCTTCTCTCAGCGCCTTGGTGAGCGCCGGCACGATTTCGAAGAGATCTCCGACCACGCCGACGTGGGCGACACCGAATATCGGGGCGTCCGGATCCTTGTTGATCGCCACGATGTAGCCGGAGCCTTTCATTCCGACCACGTGCTGAATCGCTCCCGAGATGCCGCAAGCCACGTACAGCTTGGGACTGACGGAAACGCCGCTCGACCCAATCTGGTGCTCGTGAGGCAGCCAGCCCGCGTCCGTCACGGCGCGGGACGCGCCGAGCTGCCCTCCGAGCGCCTCGGCCAGCTCGCGAACAACCCCGAGCTTGTCGGGGCCGCCGACGCCGCGTCCCGCGGAGACGATGACGTCGGCTTCCCTCAGATCGAGCCCGCCGGTTTCGCCGGCTCTGGTCTCGATGTAGGACGCTCTCAGATCCTCGAGGCTCAACCGGGATTCGATCTTTCGTACCGTTCCCGAGGTCGTCCCGTCGAACGGTGCCGACGCGCCTTTGTCCACGGTCGCCAGCAGGGGGCGAGCGCCCGTGACCTCGACCTGGTGGACGAACTTGCCGTTGAAGGCCTTCCTGGTGAAGAGCGTCCTTTCGTCCGACATCGTGATCTGCGCGCAGCCCGTCACCAGCGGAACCCCGAGCCGCCCGGCCAAGGGAGCCGCGACGTCCCAGCCGTTCGGGGTGTGGCCGATCAGGACGAGGTCTGGTGCCTCGTCGTTCAGGATGGGCTCGATGGACTTGCGAAAGGCATCGACGTTGTAGTTCTCGACGGCCGTGCCTTCGACGTAGACCACCTCCGCCGCTCCGCGCGAAGCAAGCTCCGCGGCAGCGGACTCGATGCCGCTTCCCAGGAGAACCGCCTTGACCTCGCTTCCTTCTTTTATGCGGTGGGCCAGGCCGAGAAGCTCGAGAGATATCTCCCTCGGCACCTTGCCATCGTGCTCCGCGAGTACGATGATCTTCGATTGCATCTCAGAGAACCCCGGTCTTCT from Vicinamibacteria bacterium carries:
- a CDS encoding tetratricopeptide repeat protein; translated protein: MRSAAERQRNGALICETRDAKRLVFFEGGQIVGAKSSLVDERLGEVIVRMGRITRAQLEEATRHIRSGRMLGGILVELGYLRGGEIESAVRTQIIEIGAAILVSTPTRLLFSDKVTIEAVTLSPVSVGEVFLDAVKRLPEIGLYRENILIDDYVLARTPDTERLGRAIKLSEAEARVLDSIDSEHTVEEILRLSPLAEDETLRILVALQQSGILAVEQRSDTQAVVEERPSIPVHSEKVEPLEKELIEVYSSIQCQNHWQVLGLERGASYLQIDRAYRARTERFAPENFQHIPDTELQEKLSFVHARLEEAFVTLSSTSTATAYGGLVEREDQYQETKERWEVITAPPHVPNGWTRPLDSEESERLLKRAKRALREQDYWRAIELLRASIELSDGTDPERFHLLGQALAENPRWRQDAEQNLKIAQNLKPWEPRYLVSLAKLYEKEGLHQRAQRIYEQIQAIDPGYTLRQEFSSEESESARTKAG
- a CDS encoding electron transfer flavoprotein subunit alpha/FixB family protein translates to MQSKIIVLAEHDGKVPREISLELLGLAHRIKEGSEVKAVLLGSGIESAAAELASRGAAEVVYVEGTAVENYNVDAFRKSIEPILNDEAPDLVLIGHTPNGWDVAAPLAGRLGVPLVTGCAQITMSDERTLFTRKAFNGKFVHQVEVTGARPLLATVDKGASAPFDGTTSGTVRKIESRLSLEDLRASYIETRAGETGGLDLREADVIVSAGRGVGGPDKLGVVRELAEALGGQLGASRAVTDAGWLPHEHQIGSSGVSVSPKLYVACGISGAIQHVVGMKGSGYIVAINKDPDAPIFGVAHVGVVGDLFEIVPALTKALREAKGR